Proteins from a single region of Eremothecium gossypii ATCC 10895 chromosome VI, complete sequence:
- the PBS2 gene encoding mitogen-activated protein kinase kinase PBS2 (Syntenic homolog of Saccharomyces cerevisiae YJL128C (PBS2)), protein MERNTVQRSGTMQTGGSSSASKNYSNINANLHARVKAFQEQRKLQRSGSVGSKSSGQSQDSAAIQHIVNKPLPPLPPGKGKEAAPPLRRQGSMLKADSRPRSMSSFTGSPPAVGASIADAEPVASAERPAPVLQANVGQEADSMPVQQSIPLKAAAVPGRQPHQKTHSASDIFQRTSSHVLPQIPIPLNPIRKAPRPPDAGMGHQRGRQGSHSGIVLGPQSGAGGTGSASDAPKHIMTKSKPSLSARRGLKLPSGGISLKMKQPLQEFASQPSNKDTALATSGVVPGHRVSKSNPGSLTNGIQTTSTSSDKQVDTKGTEPSKSGNSGTNSNGGLFAVFSKYVDIKSGSLNFAGKLSLSSQGVDFSNGSSFRITLDELEFLEELGHGNYGTVSKVLHKPTNIMMAMKEVRLELDESKFRQILMELEVLHKCQSPYIVDFYGAFFIEGAVYMCMEFMDGGSLDKSYDPHEIGGIEEPQLALITESVIRGLKELKDVHNIIHRDVKPTNILCSATQGTVKLCDFGVSGNLVASLARTNIGCQSYMAPERIKSLNPDKATYSVQSDIWSLGLSIVEMALGAYPYPPETYDNIFSQLSAIVDGPPPRLPKDTFSSDAQDFVRLCLQKIPERRPTYASLLEHPWLKKYRGLDVHMSEYITKRLVQRQHYLEQSGGDELPKVLPALHGRLVKPQPHIP, encoded by the coding sequence ATGGAGCGCAACACGGTGCAGAGATCCGGCACTATGCAGACCGggggcagcagcagcgcaagCAAGAACTACAGTAACATCAACGCGAACCTGCACGCGCGTGTGAAGGCGTTCCAGGAGCAGCGGAAGCTGCAGCGGTCGGGGAGCGTGGGATCAAAGTCGTCGGGACAGTCGCAAGACTCGGCAGCGATACAGCATATCGTGAACaagccgctgccgccgctgccgccgggCAAGGGCAAGGAGGCGGCGCCGCCCCTGCGGCGACAGGGGAGCATGCTAAAGGCGGACTCACGGCCGCGGTCGATGTCTTCGTTTACCGGGTCACCGCCCGCGGTGGGGGCGTCCATCGCGGACGCTGAGCCGGTAGCGAGCGCAGAGCGGCCGGCGCCGGTGCTACAGGCGAATGTGGGCCAGGAGGCGGACTCCATGCCTGTGCAGCAGAGCATTCCGCTGAAGGCGGCGGCCGTGCCCGGGCGCCAGCCACATCAAAAAACTCATTCTGCATCCGATATATTTCAACGCACGTCGTCGCACGTTCTCCCGCAGATACCCATACCTCTGAATCCGATCAGGAAGGccccgcggccgccggaTGCGGGAATGGGGCATCAACGGGGGCGCCAGGGCTCACATTCAGGCATAGTGCTGGGCCCGCAGAGCGGTGCAGGGGGCACAGGGAGCGCTTCCGACGCCCCAAAGCATATCATGACAAAGTCCAAGCCATCCCTTTCCGCGCGGAGGGGACTGAAATTACCGTCTGGCGGTATTTCTCTGAAAATGAAGCAGCCACTCCAAGAGTTTGCATCTCAGCCATCGAACAAAGATACCGCTCTGGCAACGTCAGGAGTGGTGCCTGGTCACCGCGTCAGCAAAAGCAATCCGGGGTCGCTTACGAACGGGATTCAGACCACCTCGACGTCCTCTGACAAACAGGTCGATACGAAGGGGACTGAACCTAGTAAGTCTGGCAACTCTGGAACCAATTCTAACGGGGGCCTATTTGCAGTATTCTCCAAGTATGTCGATATTAAATCCGGATCACTAAATTTTGCTGGCAAGTTATCACTTTCGTCTCAGGGCGTGGACTTTAGTAATGGATCTAGCTTTCGAATTACATTGGACGAGTTGGAGTTTTTAGAAGAACTAGGCCATGGGAACTACGGTACGGTATCCAAGGTACTGCACAAGCCCACTAATATCATGATGGCTATGAAGGAAGTTAGGCTGGAGCTCGACGAGTCCAAGTTTAGACAAATTCTCATGGAACTAGAAGTCCTGCATAAGTGTCAGTCCCCATACATTGTCGACTTCTACGGTGCATTCTTTATTGAAGGGGCAGTCTACATGTGCATGGAATTCATGGATGGCGGTTCGTTGGACAAGTCTTACGACCCCCATGAAATAGGCGGAATCGAGGAACCGCAGCTTGCCCTTATAACAGAGTCAGTAATCCGCGGGTTAAAGGAATTAAAAGATGTACACAACATTATACACCGTGATGTTAAACCAACAAATATCTTGTGCTCCGCGACACAAGGTACCGTTAAGCTCTGTGACTTCGGTGTTTCCGGGAACCTAGTAGCATCCTTGGCACGCACTAACATCGGCTGTCAATCCTACATGGCGCCCGAGCGTATCAAGTCTTTAAATCCAGATAAAGCCACATACTCTGTCCAGTCCGATATTTGGTCCCTGGGCTTATCCATTGTGGAAATGGCGTTGGGTGCGTACCCATACCCTCCTGAAACATACGACAATATATTCAGTCAGCTGAGCGCCATCGTTGACGGTCCACCACCCCGTTTGCCGAAGGACACCTTCTCTTCGGACGCACAGGACTTTGTGCGTCTGTGCTTGCAAAAGATACCTGAAAGGCGGCCTACATACGCCTCACTCCTTGAGCACCCATGGCTGAAGAAGTATAGAGGCCTGGATGTCCACATGAGCGAATATATCACAAAAAGATTGGTACAAAGACAACATTATCTTGAACAAAGCGGTGGGGACGAACTCCCCAAAGTGTTACCTGCATTGCATGGGAGGCTGGTAAAACCACAGCCCCATATTCCTTAA
- the MCO6 gene encoding Mco6p (Syntenic homolog of Saccharomyces cerevisiae YJL127C-B): MINFFRQIRNVFKESHAPLQQILLSRRAFFRLLGYLGTCTLLIVVAQNC; encoded by the coding sequence ATGATCAACTTTTTCCGCCAAATACGCAATGTCTTCAAGGAGTCCCACGCcccgctgcagcagatTCTGCTCTCGCGGCGCGCGTTCTTCAGGCTTCTGGGCTACCTCGGCACGTGCACCTTGCTGATCGTGGTAGCGCAGAACTGCTAG
- the SPT10 gene encoding Spt10p (Syntenic homolog of Saccharomyces cerevisiae YJL127C (SPT10)), with protein sequence MIFRDSESIPLESNEAHDQEQHDIETYLTVLQPHTILLKDGETTATMYPIRANSDLLPLGLLAFLLDEFNMEVEKGDSFPYYEPLDLDEFRKMWFHTHGIVCVMVLGEIPELDYSLELSEDQQLLQTEQLRQQGVTTERNTVQYQKRKERRNMNLNIQWEKQCLGTFNLLPAYPGRSSHVVTGTFLVNAGIRGKGIGRTLVERFLEWAPQLGFTSCCFPLVYGTNVGIRRILESSNFKRIGKLPESGILKGYDSPIDSFIYGKEFTHVSKQIDALNSARNDSTKAKYERLKFYLETSEYPASCSRNEKARLRVMSKTHSILNGKLMFKGREVVYEPRRQLEIAYETHAVDHQGINRVTSKVAERYHWKGIKQSVAKVISTCTRCQDTPAHDAQHPGSGLVIDATGPANQTHVVVHAHANDDQLSRVAEAVVGSLQRAEDRDYAESTPADATPRARAYPPPGQLRRIRFHTQPAAKDPDPSMNSFTRYAEEHLPRSAKKRSRYSSAAHPDSPKSASESATVLLDDTPPIDDALLHLEDNVIAAVEAVRKEQRAASLRRSPNTDDDYVSDDPSFHDDRAYY encoded by the coding sequence ATGATCTTTCGAGATTCTGAAAGCATACCGTTGGAATCCAATGAGGCACACGATCAGGAGCAACATGACATAGAAACATATTTGACGGTTCTACAGCCGCACACGATTCTTCTTAAAGATGGAGAAACCACAGCGACAATGTACCCTATTAGAGCAAATTCTGACCTGCTACCACTGGGATTGCTTGCATTTTTGCTCGATGAATTCAATATGGAAGTGGAGAAGGGTGACAGCTTTCCATACTACGAGCCCTTGGACCTTGACGAGTTCCGCAAAATGTGGTTCCACACACATGGTATTGTTTGTGTGATGGTCCTCGGAGAGATACCGGAGCTAGACTACTCACTGGAGCTGAGCGAAGatcagcagctgctgcagaccGAGCAACTGCGGCAACAGGGCGTGACGACGGAACGAAACACGGTCCAATATCAAAAGCGGAAGGAGCGCCGCAACATGAACCTGAATATACAGTGGGAAAAACAGTGCCTCGGAACCTTCAACCTGCTTCCCGCATACCCAGGCCGCTCGTCGCACGTCGTCACAGGTACATTCCTCGTGAACGCCGGGATCCGCGGGAAGGGCATTGGCAGGACCCTGGTCGAACGGTTCCTCGAGTGGGCGCCACAGCTCGGCTTCACGTCGTGCTGCTTTCCCCTCGTGTACGGGACAAACGTCGGCATTCGCCGTATCCTCGAGTCCTCGAACTTCAAGCGCATAGGCAAGCTTCCAGAGTCCGGGATCCTGAAGGGCTACGACTCGCCGATCGACTCGTTTATCTACGGCAAGGAGTTCACGCACGTCTCGAAGCAGATCGACGCACTGAACTCCGCGCGCAATGACTCGACCAAGGCCAAGTACGAGCGACTGAAGTTCTACCTCGAGACAAGCGAGTACCCCGCTTCCTGCAGCAGGAATGAAAAGGCGCGGCTGCGCGTGATGTCCAAGACCCACTCGATCCTCAACGGCAAGCTCATGTTCAAGGGCAGAGAGGTCGTCTACGAGCCCCGCAGACAACTCGAGATCGCATACGAGACGCACGCCGTCGACCATCAGGGCATCAACCGCGTCACCTCCAAGGTCGCCGAGCGCTACCACTGGAAGGGCATCAAGCAGTCCGTCGCAAAGGTCATCAGCACCTGTACGCGCTGCCAGGACACCCCCGCCCACGACGCGCAGCACCCCGGCAGCGGTCTCGTCATTGACGCAACCGGCCCCGCCAACCAGACCCATGTCGTTGTCCACGCCCACGCCAACGACGACCAACTCAGCCGCGTCGCTGAGGCCGTCGTCGGCTcgctgcagcgcgcagAGGACCGCGACTATGCAGAGTCTACCCCGGCAGACGCCAcgccccgcgcccgcgcctACCCGCCCCCGGGCCAGCTCCGCCGCATCCGCTTCCACACGCAGCCCGCCGCCAAGGACCCCGACCCCTCCATGAATAGCTTCACGCGCTACGCAGAGGAACACCTGCCGCGCAGCGCCAAAAAGCGCTCGCGCTACAGCTCCGCCGCTCACCCCGACTCCCCCAAGTCCGCCAGCGAGTCCGCCACCGTCCTGCTCGACGACACCCCGCCCATCGACGATGCCCTGCTGCACCTCGAGGACAACGTCATAGCCGCCGTCGAAGCCGTGCGGAAGGAGCAGCGGGCCGCGAGCCTCCGACGCTCCCCGAACACCGACGACGACTACGTCAGCGACGACCCCTCCTTCCACGACGACCGCGCCTACTACtag
- the GCD14 gene encoding tRNA 1-methyladenosine methyltransferase subunit GCD14 (Syntenic homolog of Saccharomyces cerevisiae YJL125C (GCD14)), whose amino-acid sequence MSYFTEYKDLIAEGDLVLVWISRGNVKQLRIKSGEVFNTRYGSFAHDDIVGRPYGSQIGVRTKGSNRFGFIHVLQPTPELWTLSLPHRTQIVYTPDSSYIMQRLGCSPQSRVIEAGTGSGSFSHAFARTVGQLFSYEFHHMRYEQALAEFQEHGLIADGNVTITHRDVCQKGFLIKAGDTTSYEFLEGQDSVSVNADCIFLDLPAPWEAIPHLDAVIAKDRTARLCCFSPCIEQVDKTLEALELHGWEEIETVEIQGRQYESRRQMVRQLDDALERLRDVKRRKQHGTERRKRLGEQLGSVEELTDDVRPKTPKTSYNPFGKGSRVKEGDNGFEWKQVAKVESEIKSHTSYLTFASKILFKSRDENTVSQLLEQYKDFNPNVKAASKLDKRPQETSFEESQASNSV is encoded by the coding sequence ATGTCGTACTTCACTGAATACAAGGATCTGATCGCCGAAGGTGACCTCGTATTGGTGTGGATTTCTCGTGGGAATGTCAAGCAATTGCGCATCAAGTCTGGCGAGGTTTTTAATACTAGGTACGGGTCCTTCGCACATGACGACATAGTGGGACGCCCGTACGGTTCGCAGATTGGTGTTCGCACCAAGGGTAGTAATCGTTTTGGGTTCATACATGTACTACAGCCGACACCGGAACTGTGGACACTATCGCTGCCGCATAGGACTCAGATTGTATACACTCCCGACTCCTCATATATCATGCAGCGTCTCGGATGCAGCCCACAGTCGAGAGTGATTGAAGCTGGGACGGGGTCAGGGTCATTCTCTCATGCATTTGCTCGCACTGTAGGGCAACTGTTCTCATACGAGTTCCACCATATGCGTTATGAACAGGCGCTGGCGGAATTTCAGGAGCACGGACTTATTGCAGACGGGAATGTCACTATCACGCACCGGGATGTGTGCCAGAAAGGCTTCCTAATAAAGGCCGGGGACACAACCTCTTATGAATTCCTTGAGGGCCAGGATTCAGTTTCTGTCAATGCAGACTGCATCTTCTTGGACCTGCCTGCCCCATGGGAAGCCATTCCGCATCTGGATGCTGTAATAGCCAAAGATCGCACTGCACGTCTGTGCTGCTTCTCGCCGTGTATTGAGCAGGTGGACAAGACTCTGGAGGCTCTCGAGCTACACGGCTGGGAGGAGATTGAGACTGTTGAAATACAAGGAAGGCAGTACGAATCGCGGAGGCAGATGGTCCGTCAGCTAGATGATGCACTGGAGAGATTGCGTGATGTAAAAAGACGCAAGCAGCATGGAACCGAGCGCCGCAAAAGACTGGGCGAGCAGTTGGGTTCCGTTGAAGAGTTGACAGATGACGTGAGGCCGAAGACGCCTAAAACCAGCTACAATCCTTTTGGAAAAGGCTCAAGGGTGAAAGAGGGCGACAATGGTTTTGAATGGAAACAAGTGGCAAAGGTGGAGTCTGAGATTAAGTCACATACATCATACCTAACGTTTGCCAGTAAAATCCTTTTCAAATCACGTGACGAGAATACCGTTTCCCAGCTATTGGAGCAATATAAGGACTTTAATCCGAATGTAAAAGCTGCTAGCAAGCTTGATAAACGTCCGCAGGAGACTTCTTTCGAAGAGTCTCAGGCCTCAAATTCTGTATAA